AGATATCGGAAAGTGGTTGCACTCATTACTGGAGAATATGTTTCAGTGAAATCAATGCCGGGTTTTTGCGTGAAACCTTGTGCTACGAGCCTTGCTTTATATCTCACCACCTCATTGTTCTCATTCCGTTTCCGGAGAAAAACCCATTTGAATCCCACAGGGAAAACACTAGGAGGTGTAGGTATTGCTTCAGTGAATACCTTTCTTTTGTTAAGCGAGGCAATTTCTGCTTGGATTGCATCCTTCCATTTAGGCCAGTCGGAGCGCTTTTGGCACTCAACGATAGACCTTGGATCATGATCAGTGAGAAGGGTATTTGCAATCTTTTCAGCAAAATATATGTCGACCGTCGTAGTCTTACGGTCAAATGATTCTCCAGAATCAACATAGTTGATGGAAATTTCCTGCACCCCTAGTGACTCTTCGTGATTTCCCAATACGATCGAGTCTGGGTGTTCTGATGTCCCAGTTAGTTTGTGCATACTGGAACTGGGTTGTGGAGGTTGCCCTTCCACTGGGTGTATACTACCCATCAGGTGTTTGTCAACGTTGAGTTGACCTGCATTTACTGACTCCGAGGTTTTTTTCCTCGATTTCCTTTGCTGCTTGCTAGAAGCATGCTCCGGGTCAGAGGCCGTACTACTCCCCCTCTTTTTAGGAATAGGGAGTTGAGTGGTTTTTATTGGTACCTCCACTCTTTCTGGCGCGTTTCTGGCCGGGTTTAAGGATTTTGTAACACCTTTCAAATTAGTAAATGAATCTGGCAGATTATTTGCAAGATGTTGCAAATTAATGATCTTCCGAACTTGAAGTTCGGTCTCATGGGTACGTGGATCAGAGGATGAAATGGAATGAGCATTCCAATCAATTTCCGGGCATTCTTTCTGGTACTTGAAATCTCCCCCTAATGCCGGAAAATGTTCCTCATTAAATATGCAATCAGCGTGACGGGCTGTGAACAGATCCCCAATCAGGGGTTCCAGGTACTTAATAATCGACGGCGATTTGTACCCCACATAGATCCCCAACTTCCTGTGTGGGCCCATAGATGTCCGCTGTGGTGGTGAGATCGGGATGTATGCAGCACATCCGAACTTACGCAGATGGGAAATGCTTGGAGGATTTCCACGTACCAATTCCAGAGGGGAAGAACTGTGATATGCAGTTGGCCTCAATTGTATCAAGTCAGCAACATGTAAAACAGCGTGACCCCAACAAGAGGTTGGCAAGTTGCAATTCATCAACAAAGGTCTTGCAATGAGTTTGATCCTCTTAATCAATGCTTCAGCCAAACCATTTTGTGTATGGACATATGGAACAGAGTGCTGAACTTCAATCCCCAAAGCCATGCAATAATCATTGAAAGCACGTGAGGAGAATTCTGCAGCAttgtccatttgaattgatttaATTCGACTTTCAGGATAATGGGCTTGCAACTTAATGACTTGCCTCATTATCTTGGCAAATGCATGGTTTCGTGTGGATAGAAGACACACATGTGACCATCGTGTAGATGCGTCAATCAGAACCATGAAATACCGGAAAGGTCCAGATAATGGCTGAATGGGACCACAAATGTCTCCTTGAATACGTTCAAGGAACTGAAGTGGTTCAGCTTGTATTTTGAGGTGTGAGGGCCTCAAAATTAGCTTTCCCGTGGCACAAGACGTGCACACAAAATCAGAAGATTGAGGAAATTTTGACTCAAGCAGATTATGACCAATGGAATTGCTAGTAATTTTTCTCATCATCCCTATTCCAGGATGGCCTAGGCGATCATGCCAGGTTTGGAATGCGTTAACATTCTGAAAAATTACTTTGTATGCAACATGTTCCACGAGTTTGATGTACGTATAGTACAAACCAGACGATAGAGAAGGAATTTTCTCATGTACCTTTTTGCCATATCCGTCATCTTTAGTAAAGAGTAGATACTCCTCTTTGTTGTCTTCATGGGTTTCAATATGAAAACCATTTTTACGGATATCTCGATAACTGATCAGGGTACGTGCAGAATCGGGATATAGTAAAGCATCCTCAATTGTCACATATGTACCACTTGGGAGGGTGAATATGGCACGTCCAGTACCAACAATCACAGTATCGCGTCCAGCGATAGTTAGAATATCTCCATTCGTCTTTTTCAGAGTTTGGAAATATTTCATCTCCctcagtatggagtttgtggcacCACTGTCCACAAGGCATAATTCCTCTTCCATCGGATTGTCCCCGTAGAAAACTATATAAAACAAAGAATTTTCAATAAGAAAACCTCATAGTAATATATAGAATACAATCTTTATTATATCAAATGTGCTGATACAATACAATATAAAGACAACAGCAAACTTATGTTCTTATTACAATCATCACAAATGGACATAATTAAGTAGATCACTAGGAGATTGAGGGACTAGTCGAAGTCGCCAAACACGTTGTTTGCGGTGTACTCAATCAACGTGTTCTCCATTTCAGCAGTAGCCTCAGGCAGATAAGGAACCACGGCGTTGCTCGGTATAGGAGGAACATCGTGCGAACTACCAGCTCCTTTTGCGCTATCCGGATGAAGGTTGAAGTTGGCTTCAAACCTTTTCCCTTGAGGTGCTTTGCGTCCCTGAGATTGCTGGTACAGCATAACCAGATGCTTGGGCATTGTGCACTTTTCAGTAGAATGCGTGGAGCATCCACACTTGTTGCAAAGCTTAGATTTATCAAGCCTGGGTTTTGAAGTGCCTTTTCCCTTGCCTGGGTATCTAGATCTCCTGTTCCCATTGCGCTTTCGCTTATGCTCGAAATTGGATTGTTTACCCCGAGGGGTACCATTAAACTTTTGTCTATTTGCAACATTCAGATGGACTTCAGGTAAAGGTTGTGCCCCAACTGGGCGCTGAGAGCCATTCTTAGCAAGTAGCTCATCATGCTTTTCTGCGTGAAATAACATGTGAATAAGCTCGGAATAGACAGTGTAGTTACGAGCACGGTATTGTTGTTGGAGGATCCTATCTGAAGGGAGCATAGTAGACAAAGTTTTCTCTATCTTCTCCCCCTCAGTAGGTTCCTTCTCACAAAAGCGCAGTTTGGAACATATCTTATGAACAGCATGATTGTACTCACCGATGGACTTGAAATCCTGAAGACGGAGATGAGTCCAATCATGGAGTGCTTCTGGCAGGACTACTGCCTTCTGCTGTTCATACCTCGTTTTGAGGGCCAGAAATAGAGTACTAGGAGATTCCTCCTGTAAATACTCATACTTGAGATCTGGATGAATATGGTGCCTAATGATGAATAAGGCAGCATAGTTCTGCTGTTCTGTCAGCGGCGTGGCCCCAGCCGGGAGAGGAGTCTCCGGGGGTTGTATTGCACGCGCTATCCCACAAGACGCAAGACTGATCTTGATGTCCATAGCCCATGTAGGGTAATTGTGGCCATTGAGGGCAAGCTCCTCAAACTCTTTGGCAGTCATCTTCGCCTACATGGGAGAACCAGAGATAATTAATTTACGAGTGGTAAATTAAAAACCATCATGGTTGTGTAATAAGAATGCAAAAATTTGATACTCAAGTGTAAACTTGAAAAAATTCTCAATCTCAATTGTGTGAACATAACACTTTGAAGATCACTTAGATCTCACAGTAATAGGCTACATCGCCATTACCTTGTGTATGCTACAATTCAGATATAAGGAATACACGTTGGAGGTAATCGTTTGTCGAGAATGACAAAGCGTAGACCTCACAGTAAGAGAGGATAGTCTGCAAATAAGCAGTAGATCACAACTCATTACCTTGTGATTCCAAATAAGATGAGGGAGAAACATTCAAAAATTTGCAAGTTTGATATGCGAGAGAAGATCTCAATCGCAAAGACATGTTCGATAAAAATGAGATGTGGTAAACACATGGGACATGTCATTCTTCCCAGATGAAATCCGGTACTTTATTTATATTATCAATCCATTACATAATATAAACACACCTACTAATAATTACACAAGTCCTAACTAGAATAAATCTAGAACAGGACTAAAATGTAAGTAGTAGTCAATCTAAGTACTAAACCGCACTAAATATAGACTAAAATTGCACAAATACAATAATTAGTACTAATGTTAAGAAAacagagagagaaagaaaaaaaaattccaCACTTATGGCCGGCCCACCCGCCACAGCACCGCACAGGAGAGGAAACAGCCGCCTCGGGCGCCTGGGCCTGGGCCTGCCCGGCCTTTGGCCAGCCCACTCGCCGCCGCACCGCACAAGACAGGGGGGAGCGGGCGGATCGGATAAGGGTCGGAGTATCCGAACCCCGCACCACCACCTCTGCTCGATCCCCACTATcacgcggcggcgccggcgggaggagTGGCCGCCGCAGGCCCTTGCGATTCCGGTGGTCACCGGCGTagcaccgacgacccctcctcgTCCGAAGAAGAGTCGACGACGACGTGATCCGGGCGAGCAGTTCCTGGTGCGGCGCTGGCGAGTCCGAGGCTCGCCGGAGCCCACGAACCGGGGCGGCGGCTGGGGTTACGGTCGATGGCGGCGACGGCGCGCCCGAAGAGACGCCCGAAGCGCCGTGCGGCTCGGCTGCTCGAGCCCGCAGCTGTCTCCTGCTGAGGCGTGGCGGTGGCGTCAGCGCCCTCCATGCCGGCTCCAAGGTGGACCACTCCGGAGGCACCGGTCGGCGCGGAGACAAAGGCGAGCGCCTCCTCCTCGTTCACGACGGCGCGCATCGGCACAGGGCAATATCCGGGCGGCCTCGGCTGCGGGCGTTGGCGTCGACGGCGTGAGCCACGCGGCcggcggaggaggtggtggaggcggagATCCAGGAGGCGGTGCAGGCGCGGCTGCAGCCCTGTGCACCATGGAGGCGCTCGGGCCGGCCACTAGCCAGGGGTCGAACCCCATGGGCGCCTGGCCACGGGCGCAGGGAGCACCATCGTGGTTGCGTCCAGGGGCGAGGGGAGCACCGCGGGGGGCGCGTCCAGCGGCGCGGTGGCGGCTAGGAGCACCTCGTCCAGCGACGCGGTGGCGGCCAGGAGCGCCACGTCCAGCGGCGCCGCGGCCGAATCGACGGATGGCTTGCATCCGGCGACGGAAACGGCGGTGGCCACCAACTCCATGGCGGCGAAGGGCAATGAGGCGGTAGCGGCGACCGTCCTCGCGGATCAGacggaggaagaaggagacaagGCCTGTCATCTCACCGGCGGCGAGTACTTCCTCTCTTCTCCTTTCTCTGTTGCCTTTCGCTCTCGCTGGCTGTTCTACGTGCGTGATAATGTGTTTTGAATCAGAATGATCGAATTGATTGATCGATGGTTACAGGCCCCCTTTTATATGTCCCGAAGAGACACGACGATCCCTCGAGGAGGCGTCGGTTCCAGGAGATCGAAGGGAGACGTCGGTTGCGGGACAAACCGCAACGACGGTTTGGGCAAGGGGAGATTTTCCCCTAATTACAGAATTATTTTTAACAATAATCTCAGCAGTTTATATACGTAGTTGTTTGTGATTGACTTACTGGATCGACTAGGAGTAGATCAGTGGGATATTGTCTGTATTCGGGTGTTTACCTTAGCGTTCCGGCCATTGCTGGTTCGTCGATGGAGGACGGCGCACGGGCAGCGACGGTCGGTGTAGAGGTCGACGGTGAAGTGCATGAGTGGTAGCGGTTGAGCTTCCCATCGCTTCAGTGCCTCCCTCTGGATCGGATAGGGTTAGGAGTGGGGAACAGTGGCGGTGACGAACCTCGTACTCCGTGCCCCTGGTCCCCACCTCCTCTTTATAGCACTGCGCGACAGGGGCCCACCAGCCTTGCTTGGGCTGgacgcccccgatcagggcgtgGGTCAAGGGCCCAATGAGCCGTTGGGCCCATTGGTggagagatcaacctaacattctcccccttgatctcaTCATTATACTTTTAACTTTATACTTTGAAATAACTCTTTTCAAAGTACTCGTTTCATCACAGATTTGCATGTAGAGCATGTCTCATCATCACAGTTCATTCCCGATAGAATCAACACCTACAACACACTCCTCTGTTTTGAAACAGATTATTTAACCTTGGGCCCTTTTATTGTCCGGAAATCTTAGACTATACCATAAAACCCATGTCGACTGAGTGTTCTCCGAACACACTGGGCGGCAAGCCTTTAATAAGCAGATCTGCAAACACTTGTCTGTTGCTTTTATGCTTCAAGCATTTCTACATGATTCCGGACTTTCTCCTTTACAACGCATAACTCTGTGTCAGTGTGTTTGGCATCAACACTTGACTCGTTGTCATAGGAGCGAAAAATTTAAAATGGTTATCGCTGTTGTCAACCATTATCAATTCCGGGTACTTGTTTCTTTAACCTTTTTGCCTGTCCCTCAGCCTCATATCATGTTGTACATTATCTTTACATCATATTAATGATAATTGATTCATTCTTTAGAGTTTTTCCACACAAAAACTCCAAGTGTGAAAGTCAGCGACAATTGTGGATTTCGCTATACATTTCACAAGTCCTGTGTTTGTACTCACAATCTTTTGAGAGCACTTATTTCTTTCAGCATGAGGCCGATATCTTTGACTCCATTCCAGTGATCTATATATGGACTGGACATTGCCAAAATATATTGAGCTTCCAACAGCTGAAGCTTATGGTACCATATCCGTTTTCAATCTTTTCTCATCAACTTTTGGAACACCATAGTTTCCAGTTCCATTGCCCTTGACTATAAGAACAGGCGTAGGTTTTCTCGCATGCATACTTTAGAGACCTTTGTTAGCATGTCCATGCGACATTCCTAATACCCCATTTTATTCTTTTCTTGGTGAATCTCGATATTTATAACGAGAGACACTCTGAGAAATGCAATTTTGAACTTTGAGGACAAGAACTTCTTTTCTCCACCTGAAGTAGATTGACATCACCACTAGCAAGTAGGACGTCATCCACATGCATAGGATTGGGAAATGAATTTCCCATTCTATAACTTTGCATGAATACAATTGTCCTTCCATTTTCTTTAACCCAAAATATCATGTGATTCTTTAAACTTTAAATGCAACTGTCTAGAGACTTGCTCTAGTCCATAAAAAACTTCTTGAAGCAGTATCCCTTGTGTTCTATACATTCATCTGATGTAACTCAGATCATGATGTCGGTCATGATGTGCCACTAACACTCATTGTAATTTGTTCATTCTCTTTGCACAAAAACTTTCGATTCAAGTCACGCTTTACACCTTTACATATTTCCTTTGGAGCCACATTGACCTTGTAGACCTTTTACAGCCTACTGTTTATGCTCCATTGGAAATTACTTATGAGTCCCAAACATTGTCGGGATTCACCAATTTTATTTCATCTCACATAGTCTCTTATCATTTGGACAAACAGAGACACTTCTCTAAGCTCGATTGAGCACTTTAAATAAGGTGGGATCAACCTCGATTTGAATTTCACTATCATAGACTTTATAGTAATCAGAAGTATCTGATTTTCTATTTCCTTGAGACCATCTATGTCTCAGGTACTGGCACTTCTTTCATATGGGGCTGTTGTTGCTCTGTCATTGCCAAGAGGCAAATTAATTGTAGTCTTTCACTTCCAAGAGGCAATAGGTTTTACAGGGACCTTTATCACAAGATCCATGTTTAATCATTCCTCCTTTATAGAGCTAACAACGGGTGTTGTATAGGTCATACAACATGCTCCCCCAGATACAATCTATTTGAGTCTTAGGTATCTTCATACCATGCTCCCCCAGATTACTCCATCTTCACTAAGAATGGCGTATCTTTAAACTTTATTATTTGGGTTTATTCTGTTAAAACTTTCTTCTTTATGGCACTTTAAGCACTGTCTTAGTATTCCTTAGTTTTCTTTCCTTGAGGGGTACTATGATGATCATCGTACTCCCCCAGACGATCACATTCTTCATTAATGGATATCTCATATTTCTTTCTCCCCCTCGAAATGTGGCAAGAACTTTTCTGCCACTATTTCGAAAAACCATTTCTTGTGAATTGAGGAAACTTTGAGTATCTACTTCATTTATCTGATTACTTCATATGTAATGAAGTTATCTGTTAACTGGTATGGGAGTACTTTTTCCTTATTCCATTTCAGAAACTCAACAGAGTTCTTTATCATTAGTACTTTTGCAAGTCACACTTGCATACCATTCTTATCTTTAGGTTcgtctgtcacttttattctcTTCGGAGTTATTGAGTGCTTAATGACCGTTACACATAAGATGTACGGTCAATACTAGGAAAGCATAATAGCTACTCCATACTTTTCTCCCAGAGTGGGACACATTAAAACCACATGAGTCATCATGTCTTTCTCCTGTCATACAGGATAATTCTGAGAAAATTTCTGCCGCCATACGGGTTACGCAGGGATTTTCCCAGACTTTTCCTGCCATGCAGGTTTTATCATAATCATTTTTTTCCCGTTATGCGGGTAATTGCCTGTAAGGGACATAAATGCCAGAATTGGCTCGTTTGACTGCATATTCAATCATCAAATTCAGAAATAAATCCGAATGCTCTTTGACACACGTGCTTGATccgacattggtcaaaattaaacacgcatgttgcttgtttcatctcaaatcatgttgactgaaaaatcttcttcatagagagtacatgaaagacattcgTCAACCAAGACTCTTAATgatctttttcttttcttttgaagTCATTCTTTAGAGAGAACATACTCCCTCACGTTATGACCTTTCTTGGTCATCTTTCGGGTCACAAGTACCCAGACATTCGCTTTCACGAATGAAAGCATGGAAAACTTTTAGTCTGAGAAAACTTAGCCAATAATCAACAATAATGAGCATAAAAAATAACCCTACGTTGGTCTGGTTAAAAAAATATGCACATTAAACTTTTTAAAACTTTCTTTTTATATTCTAAATCACCGTTGTGGCAGAATTAGAATAAAATACCATCCTTCTACATTAATTCCATATCACCGTTGGACGGAAATGGAAATAATGCATATAACTCATAAACAATGTGATGATAGTATTTCTATTAAACAACTTTGCTAAGAAATAATAATCATCATCAACTTTATTGCAGCGGGAACAAGAAATATACATTTCTCTAGCTCAAGAGCATTTCTTGATCTTTATTTGTTCTCTGAAAATTGATTACTTTGATACAAAAATTATCAGAGATTTAAGCTTTGAACATAAGACTCATAGAATTATAATACTGTTATCATCAACgttggtcagaaaataacaataccataTTTTAACTTTTAAACTAATATCTTTCTTTTGTCATAGCGGAAACTATCTGAATCTGATTTCACCCACAGGGGAAAAACATTGCTAAGAACAGTTCTTCCAATTAAATTTTCTCGTTGGTTCCAATTTAATTGGA
The Aegilops tauschii subsp. strangulata cultivar AL8/78 chromosome 3, Aet v6.0, whole genome shotgun sequence genome window above contains:
- the LOC120976430 gene encoding uncharacterized protein gives rise to the protein MHFTVDLYTDRRCPCAVLHRRTSNGRNAKAKMTAKEFEELALNGHNYPTWAMDIKISLASCGIARAIQPPETPLPAGATPLTEQQNYAALFIIRHHIHPDLKYEYLQEESPSTLFLALKTRYEQQKAVVLPEALHDWTHLRLQDFKSIGEYNHAVHKICSKLRFCEKEPTEGEKIEKTLSTMLPSDRILQQQYRARNYTVYSELIHMLFHAEKHDELLAKNGSQRPVGAQPLPEVHLNVANRQKFNGTPRGKQSNFEHKRKRNGNRRSRYPGKGKGTSKPRLDKSKLCNKCGCSTHSTEKCTMPKHLVMLYQQSQGRKAPQGKRFEANFNLHPDSAKGAGSSHDVPPIPSNAVVPYLPEATAEMENTLIEYTANNVFGDFD